The genomic window ACCAAGTTAATCGGTATGCAGATCTTGGAGTAATGTTTACATTTCGCATACACATGAATGCAATGGAATTTATGGAAGTGCGTGAGGCGGCAACGAAACTTATCAGGAGAGGATATATTGGTGAAACGCCAGAAGGTCAGTATGTTCTGTCACTACAAGGCCTCGAATATTGTCTTGCACATTATAGAGAATTCCCCCCGGATAAGTGGTTCGAGCCAGCCGCAATAGAAGAAGAGAATATTCCTTGTATTAGCAAGGCGATTGATGACGCAAAAAAACAAATTTCAAATAACTCGGCGAATTCAAAGACCAATGAATAGGTCAGAAGAAGGGTCCTCAAAAAAATGCCCATCGCTTGTAATGGGCACTTTCCCTATGAATGGGCGAAACAACACTCAGAGGAAGGCAGTAGGGTTATCTGCATTCACTTCCTACTATGATCGTAATATTTTAATGGCTCTTGAAGTGGCCGAAAAGACAAAAATGTACTCGCTTATACGAGGTATAGCTGGTGCAATATATTGACGAAAAATACAAGATTGAGGAGACAATGTTCGAGCAAACCTTTAAAAACATCGACGACGTCCTCTGGAAAGAAGCTGGATGCTCTTCTGAACTCGATTACACAGAGCAGACCTCTTGGATGCTCTTCCTAAAGTATCTTGACGACTTGGAGCTGGAGCGGGCGATGGAGGCAAAGCTCGTTGGAAAAGGCTATAAATTCCTCCTCAATAAGCCACATCGCTGGGCAAGCTGGGCCGCGCCGAAGAAACGAGATGGTTCATTCGACCACGATAGTGCCTTGACCGGTGATGATCTGATCGATTTCGTCAATAGCGACCTATTTCCATACCTTAAGGGATTCAAGGAGCGTGCAAGCGGACCGGATACAATCGAGTACAAGATCGGTGAAATCTTCGGTGAGATTAAGAACAAGTTTCAGAGTGGATACTCGCTCCGCGATGCCCTGGAGTTAATGGACGCGCTTCGATTCCGTTCCCAAAAAGAGAAGCACGAGCTAAGCCATCTCTACGAGGCCAAGATCCGCAATATGGGCAACGCTGGACGTAATGGGGGGGAGTATTACACGCCCCGACCGCTCATCCGGGCGATGGTCCAGGTCATTGATCCAAAGATCGGTGAAAGGATATATGATGGTGCCTGCGGCTCGGCTGGTTTTCTCTGCGAGTCGCATGACTATCTTCGTCGGGGAAAGAAGAAACTCACCACCAAAGATCTGGTGACACTCCAAACACGAACATTCTTTGGTAAGGAAAAGAAGTCGCTGGCCTACATTATTGGGATCATGAATATGATCCTGCACGGCATTGAGGCACCGAACATTGTCCATACCAATACACTGTCCGAGAACCTCGCCGACATCCAAGAGAGAGATCGCTTCGACATTATCCTCGCCAATCCGCCTTTCGGTGGGAAGGAACGCAAGGAAGTTCAACAAAACTTCCCAATAAAGACTGGTGAGACGGCTTTTCTCTTTCTGCAACACTTTATTAAACGTCTTAAGGCTGGTGGTCGGGCGGCGGTGGTTATAAAAAACACCTTTCTCTCCAACTCTGACAACGCCTCGAAAGCCCTGCGCAAAGAGCTACTTGAGAGTTGCAAACTCTACACTATCCTCGACTGCCCTGGAGGAACCTTCCTTGGGGCTGGTGTAAAGACGGTGGTTCTCTTTTTTGAAAAGGGGTCACCGACGTGGAAGATCTGGTATTACCACCTTGATCCAGGGAGGAGCTTAGGCAAAACCAATCCGCTCAATGATGAA from Candidatus Eisenbacteria bacterium includes these protein-coding regions:
- a CDS encoding type I restriction-modification system subunit M, producing the protein MFEQTFKNIDDVLWKEAGCSSELDYTEQTSWMLFLKYLDDLELERAMEAKLVGKGYKFLLNKPHRWASWAAPKKRDGSFDHDSALTGDDLIDFVNSDLFPYLKGFKERASGPDTIEYKIGEIFGEIKNKFQSGYSLRDALELMDALRFRSQKEKHELSHLYEAKIRNMGNAGRNGGEYYTPRPLIRAMVQVIDPKIGERIYDGACGSAGFLCESHDYLRRGKKKLTTKDLVTLQTRTFFGKEKKSLAYIIGIMNMILHGIEAPNIVHTNTLSENLADIQERDRFDIILANPPFGGKERKEVQQNFPIKTGETAFLFLQHFIKRLKAGGRAAVVIKNTFLSNSDNASKALRKELLESCKLYTILDCPGGTFLGAGVKTVVLFFEKGSPTWKIWYYHLDPGRSLGKTNPLNDEDLAEFVKLQKKLADSEQSWTVDVKDVDVETFDLSVKNPNVREEDPIRSPEKILDEIEALDAEAAEVLAGIREML